One stretch of Deinococcus ficus DNA includes these proteins:
- a CDS encoding MBL fold metallo-hydrolase, with protein sequence MFFERFYDTDLAQASYMIGCQKTGECLVIDPTRHLQPYLDRAAKENLRITHVTETHIHADFLSGSRELAAQTGATLYLSDEGNADWKYGFDATKLHHGDTVKVGNVQVEVRHTPGHTPESISFLVTDTARGDTPSLYFTGDFVFVGDIGRPDLLDEAAGGVDTRFDGARQMFASLRDQFLTVPDHVQVWPGHGSGSACGKALGAVPSTTVGYERALAWWSKYVQSGDEHGFTNELLSGQPDAPLYYGRMKQQNKAGPALLGDVPALQAYSTAEVQRKIKGGAMLIDTRKKELHQAAAPVGSVNIPAGNTFETWSGWLLRPEDAEYILLTDSAEQAETLRRRLWMVGLDRVTGFITSAEGLPSVPARPFPASELPQHEGALILDVRNKTEHAEGAIPGAVQLHAGRLPWRLDDLPRDREIVVHCQGGARSAAAASFLRTKGFHVTELAGGYEAWAKAQSGILTT encoded by the coding sequence ATGTTCTTCGAACGCTTCTACGACACCGACCTCGCCCAGGCGTCCTACATGATCGGCTGCCAGAAGACCGGCGAATGCCTCGTCATCGACCCCACCCGCCACCTCCAGCCCTACCTCGACCGCGCCGCCAAAGAAAACCTCCGCATCACCCACGTCACCGAAACCCACATCCACGCCGACTTCCTCAGCGGCAGCCGCGAACTCGCCGCCCAGACCGGCGCGACCCTCTACCTCAGTGACGAGGGGAACGCCGACTGGAAGTACGGGTTCGACGCCACCAAACTCCACCACGGCGACACCGTCAAGGTCGGGAACGTCCAGGTCGAGGTGCGCCATACCCCCGGTCACACGCCGGAGAGCATTTCCTTCCTGGTCACGGATACCGCCCGGGGTGACACGCCCAGCCTGTACTTCACTGGTGACTTCGTGTTCGTCGGCGACATCGGCCGCCCCGACCTGCTCGATGAGGCCGCCGGCGGTGTGGACACCCGCTTTGACGGCGCGCGGCAGATGTTCGCCAGCCTGCGCGACCAGTTCCTGACCGTGCCGGACCACGTGCAGGTCTGGCCGGGGCACGGGTCCGGGAGTGCGTGCGGCAAGGCCCTGGGCGCCGTGCCCAGCACCACCGTCGGTTACGAACGCGCCCTGGCCTGGTGGTCGAAGTACGTGCAGAGCGGTGACGAGCACGGGTTCACGAACGAACTGCTCAGCGGCCAGCCCGACGCGCCCCTGTACTACGGCCGCATGAAACAGCAGAACAAGGCCGGCCCAGCGCTGCTCGGCGACGTCCCGGCCCTCCAGGCGTACAGCACGGCCGAAGTGCAGCGGAAGATCAAAGGCGGCGCGATGCTGATCGACACCCGCAAGAAGGAACTTCACCAGGCGGCGGCGCCTGTCGGCAGCGTGAACATCCCCGCGGGGAACACCTTCGAGACGTGGAGCGGCTGGCTGCTGCGCCCCGAGGACGCCGAATACATCCTGCTCACAGACAGCGCCGAACAGGCCGAGACCCTGCGTCGCCGGCTGTGGATGGTGGGCCTGGACCGCGTGACCGGCTTCATCACCAGCGCCGAGGGTCTCCCGAGCGTGCCCGCACGGCCGTTCCCGGCTTCGGAGCTGCCCCAGCACGAAGGCGCCCTGATCCTGGACGTGCGGAACAAGACCGAGCACGCCGAAGGGGCGATTCCCGGTGCCGTGCAGCTTCACGCGGGGCGCCTGCCGTGGAGGCTGGACGACCTGCCCCGGGACCGGGAGATCGTCGTGCACTGCCAGGGCGGGGCCCGGAGTGCGGCCGCGGCCAGCTTCCTGCGCACCAAAGGCTTCCACGTCACGGAGCTCGCCGGCGGCTACGAAGCCTGGGCGAAGGCCCAGAGCGGCATTCTCACCACCTGA
- a CDS encoding rhodanese-like domain-containing protein encodes MFKFLKSLLGRGPAVTNVTPLDAEALVRQGAMLLDVRSAAERQATKIRGSTHVPLNDLGNQAGTLPRDRVIVCQCASGRRSALAAKHLAAAGFDVRNLQGGIQAWQAAGLPTQ; translated from the coding sequence ATGTTCAAGTTTCTGAAAAGCCTGCTCGGCCGTGGTCCGGCCGTCACGAACGTCACGCCCCTTGACGCGGAGGCGCTCGTGAGGCAGGGCGCCATGCTGCTGGACGTCCGCAGCGCCGCAGAGCGTCAGGCGACGAAAATCCGCGGGAGCACCCACGTGCCCCTGAACGACCTGGGGAACCAGGCGGGCACCCTGCCGCGCGACCGGGTCATCGTCTGCCAGTGCGCGAGTGGCCGCCGCAGTGCCCTCGCCGCGAAACACCTCGCGGCCGCTGGTTTCGACGTCCGCAACCTGCAAGGCGGCATTCAGGCCTGGCAGGCGGCCGGTCTGCCCACCCAGTAA
- a CDS encoding rhodanese-like domain-containing protein → MSYQDIYTAELAETLRGGATLYDVREPEEYAQGHIPGAVNLPLSELQGREDEIRTPAVIVCLSGGRSASAAGYLTDQGKADIMNLVGGTLGWIREGRDVETGPGA, encoded by the coding sequence ATGAGCTACCAGGACATCTACACCGCTGAACTTGCCGAAACACTCCGGGGCGGCGCCACCCTCTACGACGTGCGCGAACCTGAAGAGTACGCGCAGGGCCACATCCCCGGCGCCGTGAACCTGCCCCTCTCCGAACTCCAGGGCCGTGAAGACGAGATCCGGACCCCGGCCGTCATCGTGTGCCTGAGTGGCGGACGAAGCGCGAGTGCCGCCGGGTACCTCACCGACCAGGGCAAGGCGGATATCATGAACCTTGTCGGAGGGACCCTGGGCTGGATCCGAGAAGGCCGCGACGTCGAGACCGGACCGGGCGCATGA
- a CDS encoding sulfite exporter TauE/SafE family protein, whose protein sequence is MILAWIGAALIGLSLGLLGSGGSILTVPVLVYLVGEPDKLAIAESLAIVGGISLFGAVPYALKKQIDWRSVVIFGIPGVLGTYLGAALSQYVAGVVQLLLFAVVMLLAAFMMFRPARVKPDDQGHAHRSPLKIGLEGLTVGVLTGLVGVGGGFLIIPALVILGGLPMSLAVGTSLLIIAAKSFSGFYKYLHLMSEQGLTINWTLILLFTAIGIAGSVLGSKLNSRVSNEGLRKGFAVFLVAMGVYVLGTNVPRVLVPTAAVQAAH, encoded by the coding sequence ATGATCCTCGCGTGGATCGGCGCGGCCCTGATCGGGCTGAGCCTGGGCCTGCTGGGGTCCGGCGGCAGCATCCTGACGGTGCCGGTGCTGGTCTACCTGGTGGGTGAGCCGGACAAGCTCGCCATCGCCGAGAGTCTCGCCATCGTGGGCGGCATCAGCCTCTTCGGCGCCGTGCCCTATGCGCTGAAGAAACAGATCGACTGGCGCAGTGTGGTCATCTTCGGGATTCCCGGGGTGCTCGGCACGTACCTGGGGGCGGCCCTGAGCCAGTACGTGGCCGGTGTGGTGCAGCTGCTGCTGTTCGCGGTGGTGATGCTGCTCGCTGCGTTCATGATGTTCCGCCCGGCCAGGGTGAAGCCCGATGATCAGGGCCACGCTCACCGTTCCCCCCTGAAGATCGGCCTGGAGGGCCTCACGGTGGGCGTCCTGACCGGCCTGGTGGGCGTGGGTGGCGGGTTCCTGATCATTCCGGCGCTGGTCATCCTGGGCGGCCTGCCCATGAGCCTCGCGGTGGGCACCAGCCTGCTGATCATCGCCGCGAAGAGCTTCTCCGGGTTTTATAAGTACCTGCACCTGATGAGCGAGCAGGGCCTCACGATCAACTGGACCCTGATCCTGCTGTTCACCGCCATCGGCATCGCCGGGAGTGTCCTCGGGTCGAAACTCAACAGCCGCGTGTCCAACGAGGGGCTGCGCAAAGGCTTCGCGGTGTTCCTGGTTGCCATGGGCGTGTACGTGCTCGGCACGAACGTCCCCAGGGTCCTGGTCCCCACGGCCGCCGTGCAGGCCGCCCACTGA
- a CDS encoding DNA polymerase domain-containing protein, whose amino-acid sequence MTPTPPPPPGIVSVHATPDGRVSVWHRPPGAGGPAQAEHTRQRGWIYARHLRDLAHLGARLRVSPEPAGPDDAYHAHDLAPDGGVPERAYRYLLSGPTPRQLETELLRGAPPGTRGVGDLSGYIRLGYAEQYLIATRQTYHTGLTFDDPVRLQFDLETTALDPQEGRIFLIAVRDNRGLDTVLEARRPAQEAEMIAALLTLIAERDPDILENHFIHGFDLPFLRARAQVHGVPLRLGRAGDGLPWTVDDGTRTPLWCCPGREILDTLDAVRRRNLPSSGLKAAAQHYGIAPEGRVYLEGAEIAATYATDPSAVRRYARQDVQEVDALARIVLAPSFALARLTPRPYHRLPRAGPAKGVLEPMLIRAYHEAAQPFPAPDRSSEAPHRGGLVQLHAEGVLRHVVKADVASMYPSIIRAGGIGPRQDRLGAFHALVSGLTAQRLDHKRLARDAALPGPLRQEHHAMQEAMKLVVNAAYGYLGAGRLARLGDREAADDVTARGRAILRQVTAELQARGVQLIEADTDGVYFSTGEATTEAAERALVEAVSATLPEGLTLDFDGRAEAMLSHEIKNYALLRYDGPLDLCGAAFTSVRAEGYGAAFLDRALKALLRDDVPGVQAAFEDTCAALSARQFTNADVATRVRLGKTRAAYAEQRQTRKEAALEAAWQAGLDFRTGDRAQLYVREGQGLTVLTEPTGRDYDPGHYRQALVQAYATRLRKGLEPADWEQLFSGRGPGLFDRDVRDMRACWRPVP is encoded by the coding sequence GTGACCCCGACCCCACCCCCTCCGCCCGGCATCGTGTCCGTCCACGCCACCCCGGACGGCCGCGTCAGCGTCTGGCACCGCCCCCCCGGCGCCGGCGGCCCGGCCCAGGCCGAGCACACCCGGCAGCGCGGCTGGATCTACGCCCGGCACCTCCGCGACCTCGCGCACCTCGGCGCGCGCCTGCGCGTCAGCCCCGAGCCCGCCGGCCCGGACGACGCCTACCACGCCCACGACCTCGCCCCGGACGGCGGGGTTCCCGAACGCGCCTACCGCTACCTCCTCAGCGGCCCCACCCCCCGGCAGCTGGAAACCGAACTGCTGCGCGGCGCCCCCCCCGGCACGCGGGGCGTGGGCGACCTCAGCGGGTACATCCGCCTCGGGTACGCCGAGCAGTACCTGATCGCCACCCGCCAGACGTACCACACCGGCCTGACCTTCGACGACCCGGTCCGGTTGCAGTTCGACCTGGAAACCACCGCCCTGGACCCGCAGGAAGGCCGCATCTTCCTGATCGCCGTGCGCGACAACCGCGGCCTGGACACCGTCCTGGAAGCGCGCCGGCCCGCGCAGGAGGCGGAGATGATCGCTGCCCTGCTCACGCTGATCGCCGAGCGTGACCCGGACATCCTGGAAAACCACTTCATTCACGGCTTCGACCTGCCGTTCCTCCGCGCCCGCGCCCAGGTGCACGGCGTGCCGCTGCGCCTGGGCCGCGCCGGCGACGGCCTGCCCTGGACAGTGGACGACGGCACCCGCACCCCGCTGTGGTGCTGCCCCGGCCGGGAAATCCTGGACACCCTGGACGCCGTGCGCCGCCGCAACCTCCCGTCCAGCGGCCTGAAAGCCGCCGCGCAGCACTACGGCATCGCCCCCGAAGGCCGCGTGTACCTCGAAGGCGCCGAGATCGCCGCCACGTACGCCACCGACCCCTCCGCCGTGCGCCGCTACGCCCGGCAGGACGTGCAGGAAGTGGACGCCCTGGCCCGTATCGTGCTGGCCCCCAGTTTCGCCCTGGCCCGCCTCACGCCCCGCCCGTACCACCGCCTGCCCCGCGCCGGGCCGGCCAAAGGCGTGCTGGAACCCATGCTGATCCGCGCGTACCACGAGGCTGCGCAGCCCTTCCCCGCGCCGGACCGCAGCTCGGAAGCCCCGCACCGCGGCGGGCTGGTGCAACTGCACGCCGAGGGCGTGCTGCGGCACGTGGTGAAGGCCGACGTGGCCAGCATGTACCCCAGCATCATCCGCGCCGGCGGCATCGGCCCCCGCCAGGACCGTCTGGGCGCCTTCCACGCCCTGGTCAGCGGCCTGACCGCGCAGCGCCTGGATCACAAGCGCCTCGCCCGCGACGCCGCCCTGCCCGGCCCGCTGCGGCAGGAGCACCACGCCATGCAGGAAGCCATGAAACTCGTCGTGAACGCCGCGTACGGCTACCTCGGCGCCGGCCGCCTGGCCCGGCTCGGGGACCGCGAGGCGGCCGACGACGTCACCGCCCGCGGCCGCGCGATTCTGCGGCAGGTCACGGCCGAACTGCAGGCCCGAGGTGTGCAGCTGATCGAGGCCGACACCGACGGCGTGTACTTCAGCACCGGCGAGGCCACAACCGAGGCCGCCGAACGCGCCCTGGTGGAGGCCGTCTCGGCCACGCTGCCGGAGGGCCTCACCCTGGATTTCGACGGCCGGGCCGAGGCGATGCTCAGCCACGAGATCAAGAACTACGCCCTGCTGCGCTATGACGGCCCCCTCGACCTGTGCGGCGCGGCCTTCACGTCCGTGCGCGCCGAGGGCTACGGCGCCGCCTTCCTGGACCGCGCCCTCAAGGCCCTGTTGCGGGATGACGTTCCCGGCGTGCAGGCCGCCTTCGAGGACACCTGCGCCGCCCTGTCCGCCCGGCAGTTCACGAACGCCGACGTCGCCACCCGCGTCCGCCTCGGCAAGACCCGCGCCGCGTACGCCGAGCAGCGGCAGACCCGCAAGGAAGCCGCCCTGGAAGCCGCCTGGCAGGCCGGCCTGGACTTCCGCACCGGGGACCGCGCGCAGCTGTATGTGCGTGAGGGGCAGGGACTGACGGTCCTGACCGAGCCCACCGGCCGGGACTACGACCCCGGGCATTACCGGCAGGCACTCGTTCAGGCCTACGCCACGCGCCTGCGCAAGGGCCTGGAGCCCGCCGACTGGGAGCAGCTGTTCTCCGGCCGGGGCCCCGGCCTGTTCGACCGGGACGTGCGGGACATGCGCGCCTGCTGGCGGCCGGTGCCCTGA
- a CDS encoding ATP-binding cassette domain-containing protein — MSETPHPDIPPAAPHAADRHDVLRVLGARVNNLRNVNVDLPKRRLTVFTGVSGSGKSSLVFGTIAAESQRLINETYSAFVQGFMPSLARPDVDVLDGLTTAIIVDQERMGANPRSTVGTATDANALLRILFSRLGVPHIGPPNAFSFNVPSVSGAGSVTVERGEGRAQAKQVTYTRLGGMCPRCEGLGSVTAFDLGALYDESKSLSGGALSVPGYSMDGWYGRIFRGSGFFDPDKPLRDYTEQERHDLLYREPTKIKVDGINVTYEGLIPKLQKSMLAKDVEAMQPHVRAFVERAVTFTTCPDCEGTRLTPEARSSRIGGVSIADACRMEITDLAGWVGTLDEPGVAPLLANLRRTLDSFVEIGLGYLSLERPTGTLSGGESQRTKMIRHLGSALTDVTYVFDEPSIGLHPHDIGQMNGLLRRLRDKGNTVLVVEHKPEMIAIADHVVDLGPRAGSEGGEIVYQGSLEGLRASGTLTGRHLDDRASLKPRVRAARGALEVRGARTNNLKNVDVDIPLGVLVVVTGVAGSGKSSLIHGSVSGRDGVVTIDQGALRGSRRSNPATTTGLLDHVRKAFAKANGVKPALFSANSEGACPTCNGAGVVVTDLGMLAGVSAPCEDCDGKGFQPEVLAYRLGGRDISEVMGMSVAQAREFFAGGEARTPAAVTILGRLMDVGLGYLRLGQPLTTLSGGERQRLKLAAHLGEKGGIYVLDEPTTGLHLADVGQLLGLLDLLVDAGKSVIVIEHHQAVMAHADWIIDLGPGAGRGGGQVVFQGPPADLVRTRATLTGEHLAAYVGG; from the coding sequence ATGAGCGAGACCCCGCACCCCGACATCCCGCCCGCCGCCCCACACGCCGCCGACCGCCACGACGTGCTGCGGGTGCTCGGCGCCCGCGTGAACAACCTCCGCAACGTGAACGTGGACCTGCCCAAGCGGCGCCTCACGGTGTTCACGGGCGTGTCCGGGTCCGGCAAGAGCTCGCTGGTGTTCGGCACCATCGCCGCCGAGTCGCAGCGGCTGATCAACGAGACGTACAGCGCCTTCGTGCAGGGGTTCATGCCCAGCCTCGCCCGGCCGGACGTGGACGTGCTCGACGGCCTGACCACCGCGATCATCGTGGACCAGGAACGCATGGGCGCCAACCCGCGCTCCACGGTCGGCACCGCCACCGACGCCAACGCGCTGCTGCGCATCCTGTTCAGCCGGCTGGGCGTGCCGCACATCGGGCCGCCGAACGCCTTTTCCTTCAACGTGCCCTCGGTGTCGGGGGCCGGGTCGGTCACGGTGGAGCGCGGGGAGGGCAGGGCGCAGGCGAAGCAGGTCACGTACACCCGCCTGGGCGGCATGTGCCCCCGCTGCGAGGGCCTGGGGAGCGTCACGGCCTTCGACCTGGGCGCCCTGTACGACGAGTCGAAGTCCCTGAGTGGCGGGGCGCTGAGCGTGCCGGGGTACAGCATGGACGGCTGGTACGGCCGCATCTTCCGCGGCAGCGGCTTTTTTGACCCAGACAAGCCGCTGCGGGACTACACCGAGCAGGAACGCCACGACCTGCTGTACCGAGAACCCACGAAGATCAAGGTGGACGGCATCAACGTGACCTACGAGGGCCTGATCCCGAAGCTGCAAAAAAGCATGCTCGCCAAGGACGTGGAGGCCATGCAGCCGCACGTGCGGGCCTTCGTGGAGCGCGCCGTGACCTTCACCACCTGCCCGGACTGCGAGGGCACCCGCCTGACCCCCGAGGCGCGCAGTTCGAGGATCGGTGGGGTGAGCATCGCCGACGCCTGCCGCATGGAGATCACCGACCTGGCCGGGTGGGTGGGCACCCTGGATGAGCCGGGCGTGGCGCCGCTGCTGGCGAACCTGCGGCGCACCCTGGACTCCTTCGTGGAGATCGGGCTGGGCTACCTGAGCCTGGAGCGGCCCACCGGGACGCTGTCGGGCGGGGAGTCGCAGCGCACGAAGATGATCCGGCACCTGGGGTCGGCGCTGACGGACGTCACCTACGTGTTCGACGAGCCGTCCATCGGCCTGCACCCGCACGACATCGGGCAGATGAACGGGCTGCTGCGCCGGCTGCGCGACAAGGGCAACACGGTACTGGTCGTGGAGCACAAACCGGAGATGATCGCCATTGCCGACCACGTGGTGGACCTGGGACCGCGCGCGGGCAGCGAGGGCGGGGAGATCGTGTACCAGGGCAGCCTGGAGGGCCTGCGGGCGAGCGGCACCCTGACCGGCCGGCACCTGGACGACCGCGCGTCGCTCAAGCCGCGCGTGCGGGCGGCGAGGGGTGCGCTGGAGGTGCGCGGCGCGCGCACGAACAACCTGAAGAACGTGGACGTGGACATCCCGCTGGGCGTGCTGGTGGTGGTGACGGGCGTGGCCGGGTCCGGGAAGAGTTCCCTGATCCACGGGTCGGTGTCCGGCCGGGACGGCGTGGTCACCATCGACCAGGGGGCGCTGCGCGGGTCGCGGCGCAGCAACCCGGCGACCACGACGGGGCTGCTCGACCATGTCCGCAAGGCCTTCGCGAAGGCGAACGGCGTGAAACCGGCGCTGTTCAGCGCGAACTCGGAAGGGGCGTGCCCCACCTGCAACGGGGCGGGCGTGGTGGTCACCGACCTGGGCATGCTGGCGGGCGTGAGCGCGCCGTGCGAGGACTGTGACGGCAAGGGCTTCCAGCCGGAGGTGCTGGCGTACCGGCTGGGCGGGCGGGACATCAGCGAGGTGATGGGGATGAGCGTGGCGCAGGCGCGCGAGTTCTTCGCTGGCGGGGAGGCGCGCACGCCGGCGGCCGTGACGATCCTGGGCCGGCTGATGGACGTGGGGCTGGGGTACCTGCGGCTGGGGCAGCCGCTGACCACGCTGTCCGGCGGGGAGCGGCAGCGGCTGAAACTGGCCGCGCACCTGGGGGAGAAGGGCGGCATCTACGTGCTGGACGAGCCGACCACCGGGCTGCACCTGGCGGACGTGGGGCAGCTGCTGGGGCTGCTGGACCTGCTGGTGGACGCCGGGAAGTCCGTGATCGTGATCGAGCACCATCAGGCGGTGATGGCGCACGCGGACTGGATCATCGACCTCGGGCCGGGGGCCGGGCGGGGCGGGGGGCAGGTGGTGTTCCAGGGGCCGCCGGCGGATCTGGTGCGCACGCGGGCGACGCTGACCGGGGAGCATCTGGCGGCGTACGTGGGAGGCTGA
- a CDS encoding TIGR04053 family radical SAM/SPASM domain-containing protein — protein MKIQNVRPPFPAAAPRDYHENPFIVIWELTRACELKCLHCRAEAQHWRHPQELSTQEGFGLIDQIHAMQNPLLVFTGGDPLMRPDVFELARYAVGKGVRVSMTPSATPNVTRKAMREARDAGLSRWAFSLDGPTAEIHDHFRGVSGSFDLTMNAISYLNDLGMPLQINTVVSRYNQHALEEMAALVERLGCVLWSVFFLVPTGRGKAGDMISAHEHERVLRWLARLSRRVPYDIKTTEAQHYRRVVLQEKWREDSTKGLVDYADALVKGDTSAFDGLGRAPKGVNDGNGFVFVSHTGEVYPSGLLPVSGGNVRQTPLADIYRHSPLFRSLRDPDHFKGKCGVCEFRHLCGGSRSRAYACTGDYLESEPYCAYVPPAWREAQASVSGSVA, from the coding sequence ATGAAGATCCAGAATGTCCGGCCGCCCTTCCCCGCCGCGGCGCCCCGCGACTACCACGAAAACCCCTTCATCGTGATCTGGGAACTTACCCGCGCCTGCGAACTCAAGTGCCTGCACTGCCGCGCCGAGGCCCAGCACTGGCGCCACCCACAGGAACTCTCCACCCAGGAGGGCTTCGGCCTGATCGACCAGATCCACGCCATGCAGAACCCGCTGCTGGTCTTCACCGGCGGCGATCCCCTGATGCGCCCGGACGTCTTCGAGCTCGCCCGCTACGCCGTGGGCAAGGGCGTGCGGGTCTCCATGACGCCCAGCGCCACGCCGAACGTCACGCGGAAAGCCATGCGCGAGGCGCGGGACGCCGGGCTCTCCCGCTGGGCCTTCAGTCTGGACGGCCCCACCGCCGAGATCCACGACCACTTCCGCGGCGTGAGCGGGTCCTTCGACCTGACCATGAACGCCATCTCGTACCTGAACGACCTGGGCATGCCCCTGCAGATCAACACGGTCGTCTCCCGCTACAACCAGCACGCCCTGGAGGAGATGGCCGCGCTGGTCGAGCGGCTCGGGTGCGTGCTGTGGAGCGTGTTCTTCCTGGTGCCCACCGGACGCGGCAAGGCCGGGGACATGATCTCCGCGCACGAGCACGAGCGGGTGCTGCGGTGGCTGGCCCGCCTGAGCCGCCGCGTACCGTACGACATCAAGACCACCGAGGCCCAGCACTACCGCCGGGTGGTGCTGCAGGAAAAATGGCGTGAGGACAGCACCAAGGGCCTGGTGGACTACGCCGACGCGCTGGTCAAGGGCGACACCAGCGCCTTCGACGGCCTGGGCCGCGCGCCCAAAGGCGTGAACGACGGCAACGGCTTCGTGTTCGTGTCCCACACCGGCGAGGTCTACCCCAGCGGCCTGCTGCCGGTGTCCGGCGGGAACGTCCGGCAGACGCCGCTGGCCGACATCTACCGCCACTCCCCGCTGTTCCGGTCCCTGCGTGACCCGGACCACTTCAAGGGCAAGTGCGGCGTGTGCGAGTTCCGGCACCTGTGCGGCGGCAGCCGCTCCCGGGCGTACGCCTGCACCGGCGACTACCTGGAAAGCGAGCCGTACTGCGCGTACGTCCCGCCAGCCTGGCGGGAGGCTCAGGCCAGCGTGAGCGGCAGCGTGGCGTAA
- a CDS encoding cytochrome P450 — translation MSADPTADPRQDYDARRTRCPVHTHAGHVTAYGHPEVLEVVTRPELYSSAVSRHLQLPNGLDGAEHATLRALTDPYLNAPAALREIETVARAVMRELLAALPRPATVEAVSDLGARYAVRVQLRWLGWQPGREEELLAWIDENRRASRSGDHAWTARVAEAFDAIIRAELAPRRAQPGADVTSRLMADPGLGRPLTDEELVSILRNWTAGDLGSLALCVGVVLHGLATRPEVQDRVRQGVPDAELDAILDELLRLDDPFVANRRRATVDTALGGVPVPAGTVVHVNWTAANRDPRVFPDPDAFDPHAHAAANVVYGAGPHACPGRALSTLELRVFTQELLHATRTLSLAAPATREQAPGGGYATLPLTLA, via the coding sequence ATGAGCGCCGACCCCACCGCCGACCCCCGCCAGGACTACGACGCGCGCCGCACCCGCTGCCCCGTGCACACCCACGCCGGGCACGTCACCGCCTACGGCCACCCGGAGGTCCTGGAGGTCGTCACCCGGCCGGAGCTGTACTCCAGCGCCGTGTCCCGCCACCTGCAGCTTCCCAACGGCCTGGATGGCGCCGAGCACGCCACCCTGCGCGCCCTGACCGACCCCTACCTGAATGCCCCCGCCGCCCTGCGGGAGATCGAGACCGTCGCCCGCGCCGTGATGCGTGAGCTGCTCGCCGCCCTGCCCCGGCCCGCCACGGTGGAGGCCGTCAGCGACCTCGGCGCCCGCTACGCCGTGCGGGTGCAGCTGCGCTGGCTGGGCTGGCAGCCCGGCCGGGAGGAGGAGCTGCTCGCCTGGATTGACGAGAACCGCCGCGCCTCCCGCTCCGGCGACCACGCCTGGACCGCCCGCGTGGCCGAGGCCTTCGACGCGATCATCCGCGCGGAACTCGCCCCCCGCCGCGCCCAGCCCGGCGCGGACGTCACCTCCCGCCTGATGGCGGATCCCGGCCTCGGCCGGCCCCTGACCGACGAGGAACTCGTGTCCATCCTGCGCAACTGGACCGCCGGGGACCTGGGCTCCCTGGCGCTGTGTGTGGGCGTGGTCCTGCACGGCCTGGCGACCCGACCGGAGGTCCAGGACCGCGTGAGGCAGGGCGTGCCCGACGCCGAACTCGACGCCATCCTGGACGAGCTGCTGCGCCTGGACGACCCCTTCGTCGCCAACCGCCGCCGCGCCACGGTGGACACGGCCCTGGGCGGCGTGCCGGTCCCGGCCGGGACGGTTGTGCACGTGAACTGGACGGCCGCGAACCGCGACCCCCGTGTCTTCCCCGACCCGGACGCGTTCGATCCGCACGCGCACGCCGCAGCGAACGTGGTGTACGGCGCCGGCCCGCACGCCTGCCCCGGCCGGGCGCTGTCCACGCTGGAACTGCGGGTGTTCACGCAGGAACTCCTGCACGCCACCCGCACGCTTTCCCTGGCCGCCCCGGCCACGCGGGAGCAGGCGCCCGGCGGGGGTTACGCCACGCTGCCGCTCACGCTGGCCTGA